One window of Kryptolebias marmoratus isolate JLee-2015 linkage group LG3, ASM164957v2, whole genome shotgun sequence genomic DNA carries:
- the LOC108228344 gene encoding ras-related protein ORAB-1 gives MNPEYDYLFKLLLIGDSGVGKSCLLLRFADDTYTESYISTIGVDFKIRTIELDGKTIKLQIWDTAGQERFRTITSSYYRGAHGIIVVYDVTDQESFNNVKQWLQEIDRYASENVNKLLVGNKCDLTTKKVVDYTTAKEFADNLGIPFLETSAKSATNVEQAFMTMAAEIKKRMGPGATAGASEKSNVKIQSKPVNTSPGGCC, from the exons TGATTACTTAttcaagctgctgctgatcgGAGACTCCGGCGTGGGAAAGTCCTGCCTCCTCCTTCGGTTCGCA GACGACACGTACACAGAGAGCTACATCAGCACCATCGGCGTGGACTTCAAGATCAGAACCATCGAGCTGGACGGGAAGACCATCAAACTGCAGATT TGGGACACGGCCGGTCAGGAGAGGTTCCGGACCATCACATCCAGTTACTACAGAGGCGCCCACGGCATCATAGTGGTTTATGATGTGACAGATCAG GAGTCCTTCAACAACGTGAAGCAGTGGCTGCAGGAGATCGACCGTTACGCCAGCGAGAACGTCAACAAGCTGCTCGTAGGAAACAAGTGTGACCTGACCACCAAGAAGGTGGTGGACTACACCACGGCCAAG GAGTTCGCAGACAACCTGGGGATCCCGTTCCTGGAGACGAGCGCGAAGAGCGCCACCAACGTGGAGCAGGCCTTCATGACGATGGCGGCTGAGATCAAGAAGAGGATGGGCCCCGGAGCCACGGCCGGCGCCTCTGAGAAGTCCAACGTCAAGATCCAGAGCAAACCGGTCAACACTTCACCTGGAGGCTGCTGCTGA